From the genome of Labrus bergylta chromosome 12, fLabBer1.1, whole genome shotgun sequence, one region includes:
- the edem2 gene encoding ER degradation-enhancing alpha-mannosidase-like protein 2, translating into MRAHVCVTLFVFLLNDAATHQFTEEEMSAIRQRIKSMFYHAYNSYLDNAFPYDELRPLTCDGQDTWGSFSLTLIDALDTLLVLGNRTEFKRVALLLQNTVDFDIDVNASVFETNIRVVGGLLSSHMLAGRAGMELEPGWPCSGPLLTMAEDAARKLLPAFQTPTGMPYGTVNLLKGVSPTETPVTCTAGVGTFILEFATLSRLTGDKTFEDVARRALRALWKTRSDIGLVGNHIDILSKKWVAQDAGIGAGVDSYFEYLVKGAIMLQDEELLEMFHEYDRAIQNYTRFDDWYLWVQMHKGTVSMPVFQSLEAFWPGLQSLLGSLDSAVRSFQNYYSVWRQFGGLPEFYSIPQGYTVDKREGYPLRPELIESAMYLFRATGDHVYLQLGLDALESIEKIAKTPCGYATVKDLRDHQLDNRMESFFLAETVKYLYLLFDPTHFLHGGGAEGDGTWEEGGDGGECVLGAGGFIFNTEAHPLDPAALYCCSRLAQDRQELRDILISLSQPAGKSGSQSKPTTKQTEGSPPGQSESIALKAGEKKTNPLLSCPVQPFSTRLSILGQVFTDNT; encoded by the exons ATGCGCGCTCACGTTTGCGTGacgctgtttgtgtttctgctgaacGATGCAGCGACTCATCAGTTCACCGAGGAAGAGATGTCTGCAatcag ACAGCGCATCAAATCCATGTTCTACCACGCCTACAATAGTTACCTTGACAACGCCTTCCCCTACGATGAGCTCCGGCCACTCACCTGTGACGGTCAAGACACCTGGGGCAG TTTCTCTCTCACCCTGATCGACGCTCTCGACACTCTGCTG gttttGGGAAACCGCACAGAGTTTAAGCGTGTGGCGTTGCTCCTCCAGAACACCGTGGACTTCGACATTGACGTGAATGCCTCCGTGTTTGAAACCAACATCAGAG TGGTGGGCGGTTTGCTGTCATCTCACATGTTGGCTGGAAGGGCGGGGATGGAGCTGGAGCCCGGCTGGCCATGTTCAGGACCGCTGCTGACGATGGCCGAGGATGCTGCAAGGAAGCTGCTTCCTG CGTTCCAGACTCCCACTGGGATGCCATACGGCACGGTGAACCTCCTGAAAGGTGTCAGTCCAACAGAAACACCCGTCACCTGTACTGCGGGCGTGGGAACCTTCATCCTGGAGTTTGCCACGTTGAGTAGACTAACGGGGGACAAGACGTTTGAGGACGTAGCCCGGCGAGCGCTGCGAGCTCTGTGGAAGACCAGATCTGACATCGGCCTG gtgGGAAACCACATCGACATCCTGTCTAAGAAGTGGGTGGCTCAGGACGCGGGGATCGGAGCCGGGGTGGACTCGTACTTTGAGTATCTTGTGAAAGGAGCCATCATGCTGCAGGACGAGGAGCTGCTCGAAATGTTCCATG AGTACGATCGAGCCATTCAGAACTACACCCGCTTTGATGACTGGTACCTGTGGGTCCAGATGCACAAAGGGACCGTCTCCATGCCTGTGTTCCAGTCTCTGGAGGCTTTCTGGCCCGgcctgcag TCTCTCCTGGGGAGCCTTGACAGCGCAGTCCGATCCTTCCAGAACTATTACTCCGTGTGGAGACAGTTTGGAGGTCTGCCCGAGTTTTACAGCATCCCTCAGGGTTACACCGTGGACAAGAGAGAGGGGTACCCACTGAGACCAG AGCTCATAGAGAGTGCCATGTACCTGTTCAGGGCCACAGGTGACCACGTCTACCTCCAGCTGGGTCTCGACGCTCTTGAGTCCATCGAGAAGATCGCCAAGACACCCTGCGGATACGCCACG GTCAAAGATCTGCGAGATCACCAGCTGGACAACAGGATGGAGTCCTTCTTCCTGGCTGAGACCGTCAAGTACCTCTACCTGCTCTTTGACCCAACCCACTTCCTGCACGGCGGGGGTGCGGAGGGGGACGGGACCTGGGAGGAAGGAGGCGATGGAGGGGAGTGCGTTTTGGGGGCTGGGGGCTTCATCTTTAACACGGAGGCTCACCCTCTGGACCCGGCAGCGCTCTACTGCTGTAGCCGACTGGCCCAGGACCGCCAGGAGCTCCGAGACAtcctgatcagcctgtcacagcCCGCGGGAAAATCAGGCAGCCAATCAAAACCCACAACCAAACAGACAGAAGGCTCTCCCCCTGGCCAATCAGAAAGCATCGCCCTAAAAGCAGGTGAGAAGAAGACCAATCCCCTGCTGTCCTGCCCTGTTCAACCTTTCAGCACTCGACTCTCCATCCTGGGACAAGTTTTCACTGATAACACCTGA